The following coding sequences are from one Candidatus Eremiobacterota bacterium window:
- a CDS encoding HNH endonuclease signature motif containing protein encodes MNTGAIREYPGYEATMEGGQIFKACPGLPLVTYGADEVLSRSNCRHIFRDLTGEVLDWNLWCLSHAGVKLDLLIGEALLSLDGKLEKLGYVRVSDFVREELGISSRSCYELMRNAKALQKLPLIREALESGRLRKSALRYLFQVVTPETEAEWLSKAMSLTVRGLEEEVRRFKIQNSQGKEDIDSFGPGEGDDEGKAIPVSVRVPLAVAAKWDRALEVFRRVEEAELPSESFVEALLAEFAASVPLVAIGAQDGKAQGPEVREASHGDCATHGDGAHSRNGLDASDTRENGADPTFGEKALLLGALAGAIGSLDDEASFGERERELARQVHKDLEEVSHLWEFLPWKPVTVELHREFQAPAGYCSDADTAVTPDGFLVHPPADPFETVARLRKMASLRHSLSFYQGRLLRTLNNFGLYKDMRFLSLGHYTRERLGMSRSTAYSLISLERGYLEYPDMLDLVQVGKLTPEQARHLARVFIEGTRVKEAWLSYAQEVPAATLIQAVEGFLRFAKRAVHKKWDIEPEVFEVAVTGRSVKRVSIALSNATKPSGDNGLVAAVQMCTHEPWPPSRQDGLTPAIWQVTGGREHPELSEILSVFSGETPKEGTFGSNLSDRGALIRFFIKKDLVPLWNHAVRLWGGEDLALFIEALLDTFLAAWDLPEKRDLHSRVLARDHYQCQAPGCRCRRNLHAHHIKYRSHGGPDTEGNLITLCIAHHLRCLHEGYLIIRGRAPHRLTFIFPRGRRGLSPLQKWEAAPAELSL; translated from the coding sequence GTGAATACCGGTGCGATCCGCGAGTATCCCGGCTATGAGGCCACCATGGAGGGCGGACAGATCTTCAAGGCTTGTCCCGGCCTCCCGCTGGTGACGTACGGCGCCGACGAGGTGCTCTCGCGCTCGAACTGTCGCCATATATTCCGCGATCTCACCGGGGAGGTCCTGGACTGGAACCTCTGGTGCCTCTCTCATGCGGGGGTGAAGCTCGATCTCCTTATCGGGGAGGCCCTTCTCTCCCTTGACGGGAAGCTCGAGAAGCTCGGCTATGTGAGAGTGTCCGACTTCGTACGCGAGGAGCTTGGGATCTCATCAAGGAGCTGCTATGAGCTTATGCGGAACGCGAAGGCCCTTCAGAAGCTCCCCCTCATCAGGGAAGCTCTCGAGAGTGGGAGGCTTCGCAAAAGCGCGCTGCGGTATCTCTTCCAGGTCGTGACGCCCGAGACCGAGGCGGAGTGGCTCTCAAAGGCCATGAGCCTCACCGTGCGGGGTCTCGAGGAGGAAGTGCGTCGCTTCAAGATTCAGAATTCACAAGGAAAGGAGGACATTGATTCTTTTGGACCCGGTGAGGGCGACGATGAGGGCAAAGCCATTCCCGTGAGCGTGAGGGTTCCTCTCGCCGTGGCCGCAAAGTGGGACCGGGCCCTCGAGGTCTTCCGCAGAGTGGAGGAAGCGGAGCTCCCTTCGGAGAGCTTCGTGGAGGCTCTTCTTGCCGAGTTCGCTGCTTCGGTGCCGCTTGTGGCCATCGGGGCGCAGGATGGAAAGGCGCAGGGGCCTGAAGTCCGTGAGGCTTCCCATGGCGACTGCGCCACCCACGGCGATGGGGCACATTCTCGGAATGGCCTTGATGCTTCCGATACAAGGGAGAACGGAGCCGATCCCACCTTCGGGGAGAAAGCCCTTCTCCTTGGTGCCCTGGCGGGTGCCATCGGCTCCCTCGATGATGAGGCCTCCTTCGGCGAGCGGGAAAGAGAGCTTGCCCGGCAGGTCCACAAGGACCTCGAAGAGGTGTCGCACCTCTGGGAGTTTCTGCCCTGGAAGCCCGTCACCGTGGAGCTTCACCGGGAGTTTCAGGCTCCCGCAGGCTATTGCTCCGATGCCGATACCGCCGTCACCCCTGACGGGTTCCTGGTGCATCCTCCCGCCGATCCCTTCGAGACGGTCGCAAGGCTCCGGAAGATGGCTTCCCTGCGCCACTCCCTCTCCTTCTACCAGGGGAGGCTCCTGCGGACTCTCAACAATTTCGGCCTCTACAAAGACATGCGCTTCCTCTCCCTGGGCCATTACACCAGGGAGCGCCTCGGGATGTCCCGGAGCACCGCGTATTCCTTAATCTCATTAGAAAGGGGTTATTTAGAGTATCCCGATATGCTGGACCTTGTGCAGGTGGGAAAGCTCACCCCCGAGCAGGCGCGGCATCTTGCCAGGGTATTCATTGAGGGGACCCGCGTCAAGGAGGCGTGGCTCTCCTACGCCCAGGAGGTTCCTGCCGCCACCCTCATCCAGGCTGTCGAGGGGTTCCTCCGCTTTGCCAAGAGGGCTGTCCACAAAAAGTGGGACATTGAGCCCGAGGTCTTCGAGGTGGCCGTCACGGGGAGATCCGTCAAGAGAGTTTCCATTGCACTCTCTAATGCCACGAAACCCAGTGGGGACAATGGTTTGGTCGCCGCAGTCCAGATGTGTACACACGAGCCTTGGCCCCCCTCACGCCAGGATGGGCTCACCCCCGCCATCTGGCAGGTCACCGGGGGCCGGGAGCACCCCGAGCTCTCCGAGATCCTCTCCGTCTTCTCGGGAGAGACCCCGAAAGAGGGGACCTTCGGGTCGAACCTCTCGGACAGGGGCGCCCTCATCCGCTTCTTCATCAAAAAAGACCTTGTTCCCCTCTGGAACCACGCCGTGAGGCTCTGGGGTGGAGAGGACCTTGCCCTCTTCATTGAGGCTCTCCTTGACACCTTCCTTGCCGCCTGGGACCTTCCCGAAAAAAGGGATCTCCACAGCCGCGTTCTCGCCCGGGATCACTACCAGTGCCAGGCCCCCGGCTGCCGGTGCCGTCGGAATCTTCATGCTCACCATATCAAATACCGCTCCCATGGCGGCCCCGACACCGAGGGCAATCTCATCACCCTCTGCATTGCCCACCACCTGCGGTGCCTCCACGAGGGCTATCTCATCATCAGGGGCAGGGCGCCCCACCGCCTCACCTTCATCTTCCCACGCGGCCGGAGAGGCCTTTCACCATTGCAGAAGTGGGAGGCTGCTCCTGCAGAGCTTTCGCTTTGA
- a CDS encoding alkaline phosphatase family protein, producing the protein MKRYALAITVLALLVIAAASLGAASRENRPQNIILIGWDGVQREHLKECIARNEIPHLMKLSSEGAMVDIDVNGATDTKAGWAQILTGYKPEITGVYSNKNYRPIPKGYTVFERLENSLGNNAIVTAAIIAKNGNVGAKPGQPYFYTKEGMDLFINALGKNEAVTRKALETMEKYKNRPFFFFIHYGEVDHMGHRQGENSKEYNDAIVSCDTALGLIVKKLRELKLYDRTLVYVTADHGFDEGMTHHHNAPRVFLATNDKGAKHPGHREDITPTIVKRFGLDLKQIKPPLDGKPLDR; encoded by the coding sequence ATGAAGCGTTATGCTTTGGCAATCACAGTGCTGGCTCTTCTTGTCATCGCGGCTGCCTCACTCGGCGCAGCATCAAGGGAGAACAGGCCGCAGAACATAATCCTGATAGGGTGGGATGGCGTTCAGAGAGAGCACCTGAAAGAGTGCATAGCCAGAAATGAAATCCCCCACCTCATGAAGCTGAGCTCCGAAGGGGCTATGGTGGACATAGACGTGAATGGAGCCACCGATACCAAGGCCGGGTGGGCGCAGATCCTGACAGGCTATAAGCCGGAGATAACGGGGGTTTACAGCAATAAGAACTATCGTCCCATTCCGAAGGGATACACTGTGTTTGAGAGGCTTGAGAACTCCCTTGGAAATAATGCCATCGTCACTGCAGCGATAATTGCAAAGAATGGGAATGTAGGGGCCAAGCCAGGGCAGCCCTACTTTTACACAAAGGAGGGCATGGATCTCTTCATAAACGCCCTGGGGAAAAATGAAGCGGTAACCCGGAAAGCTCTTGAAACCATGGAGAAGTATAAGAACAGGCCCTTCTTTTTCTTTATCCATTACGGTGAGGTGGATCATATGGGACACAGGCAGGGTGAGAACTCCAAGGAGTATAATGATGCCATTGTCTCTTGTGATACGGCGCTTGGCCTGATCGTGAAAAAGCTCCGGGAGCTCAAGCTCTACGACAGGACTCTTGTCTATGTCACGGCTGACCATGGCTTTGACGAAGGAATGACGCACCACCATAACGCACCCCGCGTATTCCTTGCCACCAACGACAAAGGGGCAAAGCACCCTGGGCACAGGGAAGACATAACGCCCACCATAGTCAAGCGCTTTGGCCTTGACCTTAAGCAGATAAAGCCGCCTCTTGACGGCAAGCCCCTCGACAGATAG
- a CDS encoding ammonium transporter, which produces MKKPLKILPLIALALLIMKGMSFAEEVPGTTLAALTDVQKYDRALHIMAMLMAGFGFLMVFLKRYGRSALTATYLLVSTAIPLYFVVGAPGRLIDRLILAEFAAASLLICAGAVLGRLKMGQYILLALLFVPFYAFNEKILNGGMGLITGKFIDTGGSIAIHAFGALFGLGVAMAMTTQQESEAPIECDETSERYSLLGSMVLWIFWPSFCSALVAPEAVPRTAVNVIFALCGSTLSTYFASVKLRGKISAADIANAALAGGVAIGSVCDSTVPTYAFEIGIFAGIISTFGFAVIQPRLAARTHKIDTCGVLNLHGLPGIFGGLAAIVLVKGIQSESQLNGILATIFISCIAGLITGKIVSFMGRRKEPYVDSEEFEGA; this is translated from the coding sequence ATGAAAAAACCGCTCAAAATTCTCCCTCTTATTGCCCTGGCTTTGTTGATTATGAAAGGAATGTCTTTTGCTGAGGAAGTCCCTGGCACCACTCTGGCGGCCCTGACAGACGTGCAGAAGTATGACCGGGCTCTTCACATCATGGCAATGCTCATGGCGGGCTTCGGGTTTCTCATGGTGTTCTTGAAAAGATACGGCCGCTCAGCGCTCACGGCCACCTATCTGCTGGTGAGCACTGCAATCCCCCTCTATTTTGTGGTGGGAGCGCCAGGCAGACTGATAGACAGGCTTATTCTTGCTGAATTTGCAGCAGCAAGCCTGCTCATCTGCGCCGGAGCGGTCCTCGGCCGCCTGAAAATGGGCCAGTACATTTTGCTGGCTTTGCTGTTCGTTCCTTTTTATGCCTTCAATGAGAAGATCCTGAATGGTGGAATGGGCCTGATAACGGGAAAATTCATTGACACGGGGGGCTCAATCGCGATTCATGCCTTTGGAGCCCTTTTTGGCCTTGGAGTGGCGATGGCGATGACTACCCAGCAAGAGAGCGAAGCGCCGATTGAGTGTGATGAAACCAGCGAGCGGTATTCCCTGCTGGGAAGCATGGTGCTCTGGATATTCTGGCCAAGCTTCTGCTCAGCCCTGGTTGCTCCTGAAGCGGTGCCCAGAACGGCAGTCAACGTGATTTTTGCGCTGTGCGGCTCCACGCTGTCTACCTACTTTGCCTCAGTAAAGCTGAGAGGCAAAATCTCTGCGGCAGATATAGCCAATGCAGCACTTGCAGGCGGTGTCGCCATAGGCTCGGTCTGCGACAGCACTGTGCCGACCTATGCCTTTGAAATCGGTATTTTTGCAGGCATCATCTCAACATTCGGCTTTGCGGTGATCCAGCCCAGACTGGCGGCTCGTACCCATAAAATCGATACCTGCGGAGTCCTTAACCTCCATGGATTGCCGGGAATATTCGGCGGGCTCGCGGCAATAGTCCTGGTAAAAGGGATACAGAGCGAGTCGCAGTTAAACGGCATCCTGGCGACAATATTCATCTCGTGCATTGCCGGGCTCATCACGGGGAAAATCGTTTCCTTCATGGGGAGAAGAAAAGAGCCTTACGTGGACTCTGAAGAATTTGAAGGAGCCTGA
- a CDS encoding GNAT family N-acetyltransferase has protein sequence MGQDILPPDKMVTAIEENIITTYCTLSHMPGATIHSESDMVSVITGVPHPIMNNLLRARFDEPAIDEKIKNALEPFRFRSLPMVWWVGPSSRPSDLGARLVQEGLRHDSDAPGMALDIALLNEEYPVPGGVKIQFIEDRDLLKTCITLFCEAFRLPEFIGLAFYSFFFMLGFKTTTPWRNYIAFQEGKPVGISSMSLCNGIAGIWNVGIIPEARRHGIGTLLTAIPLQEARRLGYRIAILTSTPVGRSVYERMGFREYCSFSLYVLEPPSPPS, from the coding sequence ATGGGACAGGATATTCTTCCCCCGGACAAGATGGTCACCGCCATCGAGGAGAATATCATCACCACCTACTGCACTCTCAGTCACATGCCCGGTGCTACGATCCATTCCGAAAGCGACATGGTGAGCGTCATCACGGGTGTCCCCCACCCCATCATGAACAACCTGCTCCGTGCCCGCTTTGATGAGCCCGCCATCGATGAAAAGATCAAAAACGCTCTGGAGCCATTCAGGTTCCGCAGCCTTCCCATGGTCTGGTGGGTCGGCCCTTCCTCAAGGCCCTCTGACCTGGGGGCCCGCCTCGTGCAGGAGGGGCTCAGGCACGACAGTGATGCTCCCGGCATGGCGCTGGATATCGCCCTTCTGAACGAGGAATACCCCGTGCCCGGAGGGGTAAAAATCCAGTTCATCGAGGACCGCGATCTCCTGAAGACCTGCATCACTCTCTTCTGTGAAGCCTTCAGGCTCCCCGAGTTCATAGGGCTGGCATTCTACTCCTTCTTCTTCATGCTCGGCTTCAAGACCACCACCCCATGGCGGAACTATATCGCCTTCCAGGAGGGGAAGCCTGTGGGGATCTCCTCGATGTCACTCTGCAACGGCATCGCCGGTATCTGGAACGTGGGCATCATACCCGAGGCACGCCGCCATGGGATCGGGACCCTCCTGACAGCAATCCCCCTCCAGGAAGCCCGCAGGCTGGGATACCGGATCGCCATTCTCACCTCAACGCCTGTGGGACGGAGTGTCTATGAGCGGATGGGCTTCAGGGAATACTGCAGCTTCTCCCTTTACGTGCTGGAGCCGCCTTCTCCCCCTTCATGA
- a CDS encoding potassium channel family protein encodes MDNHNGTGPERDGSPVAQGREGPEQAKGRKGAPPLATPRGFWSSYTAMLVSIVMLIIVSPLIDRNFIGLIILDLLFGSIVFMGFAIVLKEKRRLLTGATIIAIALIMDLSNLNGTTSTKIVITSSVELIFLGYISSVILANVLNAKRVTGNEISGAICVYFLMGIMWALIYYMIEFTWPGSYSSLPSRSVNDAITFRVAMDIFSSLLYFSFITLTSVGYGDCAPLTIMSRGFSTLEAVIGQFFIALIVARLVGLFLLNRQQSLREACEETPAGESATAEEAASESAAAAPPAVTRGKENKGSFHLSPTDFFKSSSSWLFVSLLIYLVFCPLLVKETKMPFLFIHVIFFAIIISGLRLMRKSWAMMTCLIVLIGTFLIIDYHIVTGEVLGLFLPGALIRLLIIILIMGGALATLRHREEVTYDHIISGASVYILLGILWSEIYFMIELSSHGSFLFNGVPWHNYGTIVLMERLKMTLLFFSYTTLTTVGYGDTVPFTHVARLWTYLEAVTGVIYLVVLLGYLVSARVSQAYEKSYKRR; translated from the coding sequence GTGGACAACCATAACGGGACAGGACCGGAAAGAGACGGGAGCCCCGTGGCTCAGGGCCGGGAAGGGCCCGAGCAGGCAAAAGGCCGGAAGGGGGCACCGCCATTGGCCACCCCGCGGGGCTTCTGGAGCAGCTACACCGCGATGCTGGTCAGCATAGTGATGCTCATCATCGTCTCTCCCCTCATCGACAGGAACTTCATAGGGCTCATTATCCTGGACCTGCTCTTCGGCTCCATCGTTTTCATGGGCTTCGCCATAGTGCTCAAGGAGAAGCGGAGGTTGCTTACAGGTGCCACCATAATAGCCATTGCCCTCATAATGGACCTCTCAAACCTGAATGGCACCACCAGCACGAAAATAGTCATCACCTCGTCTGTTGAGCTTATCTTTCTCGGCTATATCTCGTCGGTGATACTCGCAAATGTCCTCAATGCGAAGCGCGTCACCGGCAATGAGATAAGCGGCGCCATCTGTGTCTATTTCCTCATGGGCATAATGTGGGCCCTTATTTACTACATGATTGAATTCACCTGGCCCGGCTCCTATTCTTCGCTCCCCTCGCGGAGCGTCAACGATGCCATAACCTTCAGAGTGGCAATGGACATTTTTTCCTCCCTTCTCTATTTCAGCTTCATTACCCTCACCTCCGTGGGATATGGCGACTGCGCGCCTCTCACCATCATGTCCAGGGGCTTCTCCACCCTGGAGGCCGTTATCGGCCAGTTCTTCATTGCCCTTATTGTGGCGAGGCTCGTGGGGCTTTTCCTCCTCAACCGCCAGCAAAGCCTCCGGGAAGCCTGTGAAGAGACGCCGGCCGGAGAGAGCGCCACTGCCGAAGAGGCTGCCAGTGAAAGCGCTGCCGCTGCACCGCCGGCCGTCACAAGGGGAAAAGAAAACAAAGGCTCCTTTCATCTGTCGCCAACTGATTTTTTCAAGAGCTCCTCTTCGTGGCTCTTTGTCTCCCTTCTCATCTATCTGGTTTTCTGTCCTCTCCTTGTCAAGGAGACAAAGATGCCCTTTCTCTTCATACACGTGATATTCTTCGCCATCATCATCTCGGGCCTCAGGCTCATGCGAAAAAGCTGGGCAATGATGACGTGCCTCATTGTGCTCATCGGCACTTTCCTGATAATTGATTACCATATCGTTACCGGTGAGGTGCTGGGGCTTTTCCTTCCTGGAGCCCTCATACGGCTTCTCATAATTATTCTCATCATGGGCGGGGCACTTGCCACGCTTCGCCACCGCGAGGAGGTGACTTATGATCATATCATCAGCGGCGCCTCGGTCTATATCCTGCTGGGCATCCTATGGTCAGAGATATACTTCATGATCGAGCTCAGCTCCCATGGATCCTTCCTCTTCAACGGCGTTCCCTGGCATAATTACGGCACTATTGTGCTGATGGAGAGGCTCAAGATGACCCTGCTGTTCTTCAGTTACACCACGCTCACGACGGTGGGATACGGCGACACGGTGCCCTTCACCCACGTGGCGAGACTCTGGACTTACCTTGAGGCCGTGACGGGAGTCATCTACCTCGTGGTCCTGCTGGGCTACCTGGTATCAGCGAGAGTAAGCCAGGCCTATGAGAAGTCTTACAAGAGACGATAA
- a CDS encoding YkgJ family cysteine cluster protein → METYGESPCQGCDTNCCSNFYIILEDVKDRDWVQWLSYHRGVTVKKLKGRSLQVWFDSPCTHLKEDGSCAIYRKRPRMCRDFTCEKLPAPEGKKR, encoded by the coding sequence ATGGAAACTTATGGCGAGAGCCCCTGCCAGGGCTGCGATACAAACTGCTGCAGCAATTTCTACATCATCCTCGAGGACGTGAAAGACAGGGACTGGGTCCAGTGGCTCAGCTACCACAGGGGCGTCACGGTGAAAAAGCTCAAGGGCCGCTCGCTCCAGGTCTGGTTTGACTCCCCCTGCACTCACCTGAAGGAAGACGGCTCCTGCGCCATTTACAGGAAGAGGCCCCGGATGTGCAGGGACTTCACCTGCGAAAAGCTCCCCGCCCCGGAGGGCAAAAAGCGCTGA
- a CDS encoding DUF1521 domain-containing protein — protein MAQITTQPLTTVNGQYGGTTQYGGYKAVSTDGTDTSKGGVIKRVNPNGGTLNAAGNVAQNENGARGSGAANVNNQYVSGKGAAGFTYDKASGSLDAKGAASWTNKTTGESHTGSFDADLTRGQGGTVNVTKDGMSKTYKVPPRPAFQQNSGDTSTDSTSYPVNTSTSTVINDNDIYNINIYGDNNNVTINDGGDSVSIDNNAATTYTDENGNDVTVTPDNYHVSVDENNVSTTTTPGGYQIVYNPESGEATMTDPATGESSMIWGDPHVTESDGGQWEWDSATSTYVLPDGTKVTMNSTGGTEENGYGTLESMDIYSGTGDTHVSASAEGTAVTHDGQTADQAQADGDLYMGSDDLTDWYSVADQEMAA, from the coding sequence ATGGCACAGATAACCACACAGCCCCTGACCACGGTGAACGGTCAATACGGCGGCACCACCCAGTACGGCGGTTACAAGGCCGTCTCAACGGATGGCACCGACACTTCAAAAGGCGGGGTCATCAAGCGGGTCAATCCCAATGGTGGCACCCTCAACGCTGCCGGAAACGTGGCACAGAACGAGAACGGCGCCCGCGGCTCAGGCGCCGCAAATGTCAATAACCAGTATGTCTCGGGCAAAGGCGCTGCAGGCTTCACTTATGACAAGGCTTCAGGCTCCCTTGATGCCAAGGGTGCTGCCTCATGGACCAACAAGACCACCGGCGAGTCCCACACGGGCTCCTTCGATGCCGATCTCACCAGGGGTCAGGGTGGAACCGTGAACGTCACAAAAGACGGCATGAGCAAGACCTACAAGGTCCCGCCGCGCCCCGCCTTCCAGCAGAACAGCGGCGACACCAGTACTGACAGCACATCGTACCCCGTGAACACCAGCACCTCCACCGTGATAAATGACAACGATATATATAATATCAATATCTACGGCGACAATAACAACGTCACTATCAACGACGGCGGCGACTCGGTGTCCATTGACAATAATGCCGCCACCACTTACACCGATGAGAACGGCAACGACGTGACGGTGACGCCCGACAATTACCACGTAAGTGTTGATGAGAACAACGTCTCCACGACAACGACACCGGGCGGCTACCAGATAGTCTATAACCCTGAGAGCGGCGAAGCCACGATGACCGATCCTGCCACGGGCGAGTCATCAATGATCTGGGGAGACCCCCATGTGACGGAATCTGACGGCGGCCAGTGGGAGTGGGATTCAGCCACCAGCACCTACGTGCTCCCCGATGGCACCAAGGTGACCATGAACTCAACGGGAGGCACTGAGGAGAATGGCTACGGCACCCTGGAATCAATGGACATATACTCGGGAACGGGCGACACCCATGTTTCAGCAAGCGCAGAGGGCACCGCGGTAACGCATGACGGCCAGACTGCCGACCAAGCCCAGGCTGACGGCGATCTCTACATGGGAAGCGACGACCTCACCGACTGGTACTCGGTGGCGGACCAGGAAATGGCTGCATAG
- a CDS encoding RNA polymerase sigma factor, whose amino-acid sequence MADYREKEMTALFNDHYRKVYNLCRRLVGNATTAQDMVQEVFMKAFRNLGSFRGECSLTSWLYSIATNHCLDCLRRERRWYEKIPYLAGAGERQARPLEEEVAHRELGRLILEKISPSHRALLVLKTYLGLNYQEIAAVMNITPGSVGVMLTRARREALKIAEKEGITDEVRGL is encoded by the coding sequence ATGGCCGATTACAGGGAAAAGGAAATGACGGCACTCTTCAATGACCACTACAGGAAGGTCTATAACCTCTGCCGGCGTCTTGTAGGAAATGCAACCACGGCACAGGACATGGTCCAGGAGGTTTTCATGAAGGCCTTCAGGAACCTTGGGAGCTTCCGGGGCGAGTGCTCCCTCACCTCGTGGCTTTACTCCATAGCAACCAACCACTGCCTCGACTGCCTGAGACGCGAGCGCCGCTGGTATGAAAAGATACCATATCTTGCCGGCGCCGGGGAGAGGCAGGCCAGGCCCCTGGAAGAAGAAGTGGCCCACAGGGAGCTCGGGCGCCTCATCCTGGAAAAAATAAGCCCTTCGCACAGGGCGCTTCTTGTGCTCAAGACTTACCTTGGCCTGAACTACCAGGAAATTGCGGCGGTAATGAATATAACTCCCGGGAGCGTGGGCGTCATGCTGACCAGGGCCCGCAGGGAAGCTTTAAAAATTGCTGAAAAAGAGGGGATCACCGATGAAGTGCGGGGACTTTGA
- a CDS encoding zf-HC2 domain-containing protein, translating to MKCGDFEERASWFLDGEMDGTEKAAWDEHLTLCPQCRGVLESYSRVDSIVSALPEEIPPALNPFDLMEKKGSVLGGRVQCFLRFAPVFAVILVVAGALFFLKGTAFLPVPSPSPAEGGGHSLIPGEAPVFDYHVELNDSQYSIALWGEEVKMVSLYLAEEGKGDITMSFEDQREKRRTR from the coding sequence ATGAAGTGCGGGGACTTTGAAGAAAGAGCCTCATGGTTTCTTGACGGCGAAATGGATGGCACTGAGAAGGCCGCATGGGATGAGCACCTTACCTTATGCCCGCAGTGCAGGGGAGTGCTCGAAAGCTACAGCCGCGTTGATTCCATTGTGTCTGCCCTTCCAGAAGAGATTCCACCTGCTCTCAATCCCTTTGACCTTATGGAGAAAAAAGGAAGTGTCCTTGGAGGAAGAGTGCAGTGCTTTCTTCGTTTCGCCCCGGTCTTCGCGGTGATCCTCGTGGTGGCAGGCGCCCTGTTTTTCCTGAAAGGCACAGCTTTCTTGCCGGTGCCTTCTCCCTCTCCTGCTGAAGGGGGGGGCCATTCACTTATCCCCGGGGAAGCCCCGGTCTTTGACTATCACGTTGAGCTCAACGACTCGCAGTATTCCATCGCCCTTTGGGGAGAGGAGGTGAAAATGGTCTCCCTCTATCTTGCCGAAGAGGGAAAGGGGGATATCACCATGTCATTTGAGGATCAAAGAGAAAAAAGGAGGACACGATGA
- a CDS encoding GGGtGRT protein — translation MVQFEGYQRRIEGIKKCCASYGLEGLEEARELCLSKGIDVDKIVKGVQAIAFENAVWAYTLGTAIALKTGASRASEAAKAMGTGLQAFCIPGSVADDRQVGLGHGNLAAMLLREETKCFCFLAGHESFAAAEGALGIARTANKVRREPLKVILNGLGKDAAYIIARINGFTYVKTEYDYLAGKLTIVEERPFSKGEKALVRVFGTDDANEGVAIMIHEKVDVSITGNSTNPTRFQHLVAGTYKKWATENGKSYFSVASGGGTGRTLHPDNVAAGPASYGLTDSMGRMHSDAQFAGSSSVPAHVEMMGLVGMGNNPMVGATVALAVSVEESLKGSAAPV, via the coding sequence ATGGTACAGTTTGAAGGATATCAGAGAAGGATTGAAGGGATAAAGAAATGCTGCGCCTCTTACGGCCTTGAGGGCCTTGAAGAGGCGAGGGAGCTCTGCCTCTCAAAAGGAATCGATGTCGATAAGATTGTGAAGGGCGTGCAGGCTATCGCTTTCGAGAACGCCGTGTGGGCTTACACCCTGGGCACGGCCATTGCCCTGAAAACGGGGGCTTCCAGGGCCTCAGAGGCGGCCAAGGCTATGGGGACAGGCCTCCAGGCCTTCTGTATTCCAGGGTCGGTGGCTGATGACCGCCAGGTGGGCCTGGGCCACGGCAACCTTGCGGCAATGCTGCTGAGGGAGGAGACCAAGTGCTTCTGCTTCCTGGCGGGCCACGAATCTTTCGCCGCCGCCGAGGGAGCCCTGGGAATTGCCAGGACTGCCAACAAGGTGCGCCGGGAGCCTCTCAAGGTCATCCTGAACGGGCTCGGCAAGGACGCCGCCTACATCATTGCCCGCATCAACGGCTTCACTTATGTGAAGACCGAATACGATTACCTTGCAGGGAAGCTGACTATTGTCGAGGAGCGGCCTTTTTCCAAGGGCGAGAAAGCCCTGGTGAGAGTGTTCGGCACCGATGACGCCAACGAGGGCGTGGCCATCATGATCCACGAGAAAGTGGATGTTTCCATCACCGGCAATTCCACGAATCCCACAAGGTTCCAGCACCTCGTCGCGGGCACTTACAAGAAGTGGGCAACTGAAAATGGGAAGAGCTATTTCTCTGTGGCTTCGGGAGGAGGCACCGGAAGGACCCTCCATCCCGACAATGTGGCGGCAGGCCCGGCGTCATACGGCCTCACCGATTCGATGGGGCGCATGCACAGCGATGCCCAGTTTGCAGGGTCATCTTCAGTGCCGGCCCATGTGGAGATGATGGGGCTCGTGGGCATGGGGAACAACCCCATGGTGGGCGCCACGGTGGCCCTTGCAGTGTCAGTGGAAGAGTCGCTGAAGGGAAGCGCGGCGCCGGTATAA